CGTGCGCCTCCGCAAAGACGGATCGCCGGTGGAAGTCTCGCTCACCGTATCGCCGATAAGGGACTCCAGCGGCCGGATTGTGGGCGCTTCGACGGTGTCGCGGGACATTACGCGCCGGAAGCAGGCGGAGAACGAGCAACTCGCCCTCATCAAAGACCTGACCGCGGCATTGGCACACGCGCATCCCTGACCAGCGCGGAGCAGCCTGACTGAAGAGGGACAGTGGTGGTGGAGCCGAGGGGATTCGAACCCCTGACCTGCTGATTGCGAACCAGCCGCTCTACCAACTGAGCTACGACCCCATGCCACTCATGTCAGGACAGGGATAGTTCTGCCACAAGAGAATGCCCTGCGCAACAAAGATCGCAGCAAAGGCGGGACGACTACTACAAAGCTTTGGTGTCGGAAGGAAATCCGCTTCGGCGAATCCGCTCGCCGATGGCACGCAGCACACGGGCGTGCTGCGGAGGAATGGAACCGTCGGGCAGCGGACCCGTGTTGAGCAGAAGGTTGGCCCTGGCGGCGCGGGCGGCGGCGAGCTTCGCCCACGCCTCGTCGGTCGTCACATGCCGCTTCTGCTCGTGGTAGCCCCAGCTTCCTTCCTGCAAGGTCGAGCAAATCTCCATCGGCTTGTCGCCGCCGAAGGCGACGGCCTTGTGCTCGGGCGCAAAGAAGTCTTCGGAGCCCAGCAGTCCCTGTTTGTAGGAGACGAGCACCTGCGGCTGCAGGCGATGGATGAGGTCGTAGAGTTCCTGGCAGCGAAACTCGGGCGCATTGCCGGGCTGGCGCGGCGGCTGCGGGCAGGGCGTCTTCGTCTTGTCCGAGAGCGGCGTGCCGATGCCGTCCAGCCAGATGGCGGCGATCGGCCCGTAGTTCGTGAGCAGCTCGGTGATTTGCGCCGTCATGAAGTCCACATACTTCCGCAAGTCGTGCTCCGCTCCGGTCGCGTACGACGGCTCGGGCGGCGCATAGCCAGGCCGGGCACTGCCGCCCCAGCGGTCGTTGTTGGGCGCATGCGGATGCCGCCAGTCCCG
The DNA window shown above is from Candidatus Paceibacterota bacterium and carries:
- a CDS encoding alpha-L-fucosidase, whose translation is MKTCTRRTFLISSATAAAAASAIHLPAGLFSAQVGPALPLPSYLKGYKRLYRGDPRGAARQWFRDARFGLFLHYGLYSLESRHEWLQFREKIPVAQYARLKDRFTAEKFDAGAITDLALAARMRYVNITTRHHDSFCLFATKQTDFNSVNSPARRDLIGELAEACQKKGLGLCLYYSHGRDWRHPHAPNNDRWGGSARPGYAPPEPSYATGAEHDLRKYVDFMTAQITELLTNYGPIAAIWLDGIGTPLSDKTKTPCPQPPRQPGNAPEFRCQELYDLIHRLQPQVLVSYKQGLLGSEDFFAPEHKAVAFGGDKPMEICSTLQEGSWGYHEQKRHVTTDEAWAKLAAARAARANLLLNTGPLPDGSIPPQHARVLRAIGERIRRSGFPSDTKAL